The Panthera leo isolate Ple1 chromosome D4, P.leo_Ple1_pat1.1, whole genome shotgun sequence nucleotide sequence taaacgttttaaaaattttgtgttgaTGCATCCACTATTATCACAAAAATTCGGTCTCCTCATATGAAGCTGAGAGAAAAGATCAGGAATACGCCAGAGTAATCATTAACCATTTAAACACAATCCGTAAATTCCCGACGGTCGACATGGGTagtgaaaaaaagatacattttttaaacggTTTGAAACGGCCATCTTTTTACATAAGCCAAACACATTTTTCAAACGATACTTCATCCTAAAACCTTTTTCTAACGTCATGTTAAAACTGTCTAGAAGTGGCGGGTCCATCTCCCATCTCACTAAAactttctttccctctacccTACCCCCGTAATTCTTCCTATGGGTACCATATTACTTTCTATCTACAAACTTTACCTGTTCTTCTGCGCTCAGGACTCGACTCCCTTTCAGCTTTCCATTTGGGGAATGCGTACATTCACCACACACCCACCACACCCTTGTGGGCCTCCACTCAGGCCTGCTCCTCCTCCCGGGTTCTGCAGCACCAACCCTGCACGTAACAGCTACGCCCCCCGTCCCCTGGCCCAACCCATCCTCGGACACGTGCGACGATGTTTGTGTCACTCCATCAGTCCCACTGGGGACAGGACTCACTTACCGAGAAAGAAGCGCCAACTTTTGCTCCAGCATCATCTCTAGCTTCTGGCCCTGTTTGGAGATCCAATGGTCCACTCCATGCAGGCGGTAGCATGTCTCCAGCATCAACCTGAAGTCCGCCACGAACTCGGTGATGCCGCGGTACTGGCCGCCGGCGAACTTCTCCTCCATCTGCAGCAGACACATGCCCTGCCCGACCTGCGGCGGGAGGGCGCGACCGCCCCGGCCCCCGCTGCGCGGCCCCTCAGCCACCTCAGCCTCCCCGAAGGCAACGCCCCCCAAGGGCTGCAGGAAGGGGGCAGTGAGGCCCCGGTGCTTCTCCTGCAGGAACTCGCCCAGGATGCGGTAGCCCTGCTGCAGCTCATAGGTCAGGTCCTGCTCCTTGCAGCCACAGCCCCCGACCACCAtcgcctcttcctcctcctcttcgtcgtcctcctcctcctgcgAAGAGGTACCCCTCCCTTGAGCCGGCCTTGAGGCCGGGACCGCTACTGCCATCTCCTCCTCGTCTTCCTCTTCCTCGGTCGCTGGTGGCGGCCGCTCCTCCTCCCCGGCAGGCTCCATCTCCCCCGGCGTCTCGGGCACGCTCATGGCCCCGGTAGAACCACGTCGGGCCGTGTGGAGAGGCCGATCGAGGCGCCGGGGAACGCGTGAGCGCGGGCCGCTTCCTTAGGGCTCGGCCTTGCCCCGCAGCCCCAGCCGCATTGGGCTTTCCTCTCAACCGCCTGCTCCGCTCGCTACCCGCGGGGGTCCTGAGCTTGTAGCCGGCGGGGCGGGGTTACATGCCgcgctggggaggggggagagaagaggagagcctaggtgccctcctctcccctccccccggcgGCGGAGCGCGCCAGGCCCTCCTTTGCCTCACCCCTTCGCGCCCCGCCCGCCTGCTCCTCACCGGCCAGGCTAGGCCTGGCTGCCGCGGCCTCGGCGCCCCACCCTCTCCGGGCCGGCCGTaagggggttgggaggggacGAAGAGGAAGTGAGGATTCTTCTCTAGCCGCCCCGAAGGGGGCTGCAGCACTGGGCTGCGGAGGCTggggctcctcctcctctcccctcacacCCGCTCCCGCCCCCTCTCTACCTGCGGGGTACCCGGGCAGGAGGAGGCGGCGCGCGGAACGGCCCCGGCGACAACTGTCAGTTATAAGTCCCGCTGGGCCGAgggcggggggaaggaaggggaggggcggagaagaagagggagggcaCTCAAGCAACCCCCCAGGCTCtggaaagaggcaaaaaaagGGCACCGTCCCCATCCACGGTGCGCATGCGTAGTGGaacagccccacccacccccttcgCGTCTCGCCCAGCTACGCAAAAGCACTGACTTGGGTTGCGCGACCGGCTCCGAGGCCTATAGGTTGCGCGGACCAATTATGTCATCAGCATGTAGACTACTGTTAAGGGGCGGAGTGGGGAGAGAAGCAAGGCGCCTGCGCAGGAGTACTCGACACTGCCGAAGAGGCCCAAGGCCTTTTAAAGAAAGcgaaagagcttttttttttttcttttgcaagacCCTAAAAGccctaaaaactaaaattaatcctggggcgcttgggtgcttcagtcagttaagcttctaactctggctcaagtcatgatcgcacagttcctTCGTTGGAGCcgcatgtcaggctttgtgctgacagctcacagcctggagcctgcttcagattctttatctccctctctctctgtccctccactgttcttgctgtctctcaaaaataaataaatgttaaaaaaaaaaagggggggggggagaaaaagaaaaactaaaattaattctGAAGGACCTTGCTCCATAAAACCCTTGTTAATGGCAAATGAATAGTGAGAAGGCACAAAATGTAAATCCTATCCTGttgtaaatttcatattttctgtacCCACCTTCACCCATGTAACTGCCgggtttttaatataaaactagaattttatagtttagaaAACAGGTGCAAGGACTCGACCAACTAAAACatgttcacatgcaaaaaaaaaaaaaaaaagataatttgtaaAACTGTTAATTTCTAAAACTCTGGTCCAGTTCTTGACCAATTCCTATTTTAAGTAATGTCTTGTTTTCAGTTAAAATTAACATATTCCCACCTCCATTCTTGAGATCTGCTAAGAATAAAGGAAGGGAATGGAAACTTACTAAAAATCCTTGGGGTTataaagttttcaaatatttcaagtcTAAGCTGCACAGTATTAGTCAGGTCGTTAGCCTTACAATGTcaccatacatttaaaaattacttttgaatgTCTAAAACGTGAACTCCTCATTCACTTTAATTAGGTAATGCTTAAAGTAAGTGGGGTGAAAGAGTGTAATGGTTCCATAAAGCAGATATTAGTATTTTCTTATGTTCTATTAGAAAGATGcaaatctcggggtgcctgggtggctcagtagattaagcaacCGATTTGGCTCAGGTTGcaatctcacagctggtgagttccatacccacatcaggctctgtgctgacagctcgcagcctctagagcctgctttggatactgtgtccctctctgtctgctcctcccccgctcatattctctctgtctctcaaaaaataaataagcatttaaaaatttttttaaaaagagaaagatgcaCATATGTTTCTATTTACAAAGAATGCTCTAGCTTGAAACTGGCAATTATGTCCTAGAAATCaagcattttaaaagtacaaGTCATCTAAACAAATGGTCAGGATATTCTGATCCTTGATTATTGTGAACCTTTAATGAACCAATAAAAGTCAAAACTTCAAAGCTTttgggagaaggggggaaaagagtAGCAGTAAGTTTAAGTAGCAGAATTAGGTAAAATAGTTAAATGAGAACACTTATTGAGTATTGACACTCCCACACACCCATTATCCAGTTTTCAAGGTCTCCTCTCATCAGTCATTTGTAATTTATGAGACATTTCGCTTTCTCCTCAGAGCCCTTAGATGTACCTCAGCTCACAGCAACAAAGCCAGGGAACAGTCTAATTTCAGCAAATGGCAACCCAAAATGAGTCTGATTGAGCATCCTTCATTTCCTTTGACCATTCCCCCAGCAAATATCCCCTCTTTATCTTTAGCCACCAACTCTATTTCATGACTCTCTCATAATATAGATTGTATTTATTGATTCCTGTGCCACCAAGCACCTTACATTCATTATCacctttaattctcacaacaatcatAGGTATTAtgcctattttacagatgtagaaactgatgCTTAGGTTAAGAAAGTAGTTTGCCAAAATTCAAATCTAGGTCTGTCACACTTCAAGATTCTCCAAGGTACCTAATTCTCCAAGGCCACCTGGCAGAATTTCCAATTTTCATGCACAAGAGTGTAGGGAATTGCTAGAAATTTGATCAAGGGCTTCTGATGGGATATCAATTAAGATAAAGAGGTAGGAGTTGAAGGAACCACAGCTATAGGTCATGGAGAGGCCACAATGATTGTGATCTTAGCTTTTATGAAAGTAGGATCAGATCCTTAAgcttaaaaaaactattatacAAGAAATATGTTGGTTGTAGGTAAATTATTAGTGAGAAGAAAAATTGCCATTTAATCCCACCACccagagaaaattttattaatatcttgttgcagaatttttctatttatttatgtatacttttatttatcttaaataaaATTGTGACTATACTATACTTAATGTCCTTTCCTATTATttattgtaataaataataaatcattgcAGGGAATGGACAGGAAATCCATATCTAAAATCTCAACTTCATATTTCTGTCCACAATAGCCTACATGGCCTGCTCATCTGAACTGGCAGGGAGTGAATCAGGGAAATTCTAATGTAAAAGGAATTCCAAaccattaacacacacacacacacacacacacacacacacacacacacacacagcaaaggtGCAAACAAACAACAGCACTAACAGgtaccatttattaagcacttactaggtcttaaatatttgctaaatactTTACATACACAGTACTCACAATACCCCAGGAAATCATGACAGATACATTTGTTCTTAAATTTTGGGTCAATGATTCACTGAGTAGAAAGCTTTTTTTCTACCCTACAAAAAGTTGGACATTAAAGATCAACATTCCAATTAATTAACTCTAGATTAGCTGTTTTCTTAAAATGCACATCTGCTATTTGACTGGAGTCAAAGCcgttttttctcatgtttaaagataaaattaattttgcttccctttcaTCTTCAGTGCTACTATAGAATCTATTAAGAACTTCTTCAAAATAGAAATCTATTTAAACTCCATTTTAAATCAGGGCTTCTCTCCTTGTTGGGCTGCTTTCAGGGGGAAaatggcatatatacacaatgcaatATTCTGCTTAAACACATAATACTGATTGACTCCCACAAATATTGATTACTTACTATTTGTCAAACACTGCAGAATAGTATGTTACATGCTACCAATGTTCCATGTACCAGGATACCCTTTGCAGTAACCATAGTTCTTAGAGTCCTGGATAACTTGAAAAATAGAGACCAGTCAGGCTAAGATTTTACAATTCTCTTAACTCTCAGCTGGACACCTTGAGGACTAGAATATGGATATGCTTCACCCAGTTCTCAGGAGGACATGATGAAAAAGTTCACATAATATATAGAGAAATCTCCCACATCCAAGGCAGTATCTCCCAATTTCAGCATCCTCCCATTACCATGAAAAGCACCCGGAGGAATAAGCTTGCCACTTTATCTTTCACCCACAATTCCAAATAGTTTGCCTTGGAAGTTCTCCTATCTTTGTAAGCTCTCAGCACCTTGTGATGGGCAGCATGACATCTTCACACAAGTATACTGTTTGCCCAGCATCAATAATTCAGACAAGTAGCAACAATTTATGTACTTCACATCAACTAGGGGAAAGGTGACAAACACTAAGACAATGGTTATCACCAAGctctatatttaaaagataaaacatgcAAGGTGAACACAAGGCTGTAACACTGACTAATCCTGGAGAAACATATAGGGAAGGAATATAAACTGCTTGGCAAGGAGAGAACAGTTCTCACAATTGTAATGGAATCCATTCACAATAGTTATTTGGAATTACTTTTATGGTAGAAGATATTCAAGTGACATTAACGTGCATCAAGCAAAATTTAGCAACTCTTGTAGAGCTTCCTGCTGCTCCTCATCAAGTTGCGATATGCATTCCAACCATAATTCTTCAGAAGTCTGTACCTGACGCACAACATTAGCTAGGCGTTTAGCACAAGGATCTTTATAATTAATAGTCtcattaatttttccttctgcaaTTATACTGATTATTTTGGGAAGATTGGAATTATTTGGACCAAGTACAACTGGATGGTTACTTTCAATTAAATCACAGAGAAAACTCAAAGTCTGAATAGCTTCCTCTTTATCCTCATGCAGTGGAAGCCATGATAACCAATGTGGAAGAACTTCATCTACATTTACACAGTTAGGCTTAAACCTCAAAATCTTCCCTACTGCTGAGATACAGTTCTCTGtagcaatgacattttttttggttttggaattTGCACACTTAATAACTTTTACCAGCAATGGGACAGCTTCTGAACATAAAGAACGATAATCATCTCCACCAAACTGTGCCATAACACCCAGGCCATAAGCAGCTGCTTGCCTGACTTCAGGGTTGTTATCTCGCATATTTAGTAGCATTGGCCACCGAAAATATTCTACATACTTATATGAGGTTGGACTGCAGTGCTCTATAATATCATCAAATATGCACAATCCCCACTGTCTATCTGGCCATGGCCTACTCGAACAAATTAGATTTACAATTAATGGAAGAAGCTGTTCAAACCATGGTAAAATCTTTTCCTTGTAAGTACTAAATAAAGAGTGCAAAATATCTGATACTTTGGTAAGAATATAAACATCACATTCATCCTCATCTTGCAGAGACATTTCAACCTGCTGGTCGTAGTTTTCTTCCCGTCTTTTAACCTGTCTCAGTTCTTGGTTTTTAAAGTGTCCTTCAAGTTTTGCTTTCAATATTTCTCCTAGTTCTTCTAAGTGTTCATCAAGAAGGCACCCATCTCCCATTACTTCAATGGACTTTGCAAAAGAATTCATTATTTCTGAGAGTACATCTGTATCAGGTTCAGTCCCAATAGCCTTGATTAAGGGATCACATATGAATTGCCACATCTGTGCAAGATATTCTGGGCCACGAGTTCTTGCACATTCCAGGAGAAAAGGCATAGACTCTGCTGCTGCCACTCGAACATtgtcatggaaataaaatttcaataaagGAACCATCAGCTTTACAACCTGTTCTGTATATTCCACAAATCCTTCCCTTAACTCCTTAGCATAGTAAACCAACATCTGGCAAGCAGTTGCTTTTGCTTCAAGTCCTGAAGTCTTAATTCCAAAACTTTGTTGGTCTCCAAGATTTACAAATTGCCATCCATCATCATCACTCATATTTTCCACATCTTGTGTGTCTAAGAGAGCAACATCAGGTTTAGCTGAAGCAGTCTTAATAAGAGGCTCAATAACTAGTGGAAGGTACTGTTGAAAATCACTTCCAAGAATTTTACACATTCTAGCCCATGCTGAAACCATGTAAGATGTCTGAGGGTCATCATCTTCCATATTATTTAAGTCTGATTGTGTCTTCAACAATAGCTGCATCACATTTGATGCATCTTGCATAAATTTTTCCTTCCCAACAGCAAGACCAACATGGCTAATGCACTCAATAGTTTTTCCTTTCAGAAGCTTGAGTTCCTTCTGAACAGCAAGCTCAACAATGTGCTTTAGTGATGGCATAAATATATCATAATATGGAAcaaatttttcttctattgtaTCTGCAACTGAGGCAATGGTTGTCACAAGCTGTTCCAAGGCCAATTTAGTTCCATTCCGAATCAATTCTTGAAGTTTAATCACCAAGATGGAATGTAGATTTCTCACCATACTATCCAAATATAGAACTAACAATGTTTTTGGACagtcttcaataaaaataataagtgcaGAAGCCGCATGTGATTGTACACGCTGATTACCTTGATTTTCCATGGTACGCAACAGAGCTGCAATCACTGTTTCATGGAATTTCTTTTGGAAGTTAGGAGAAAAATCTGTAGCCATCTGCCCAAGTGTAGTACAGGCTGCAGCCCTCACTCTTGGGTGAGGATcctgaagaaaaagcaaaacagagtTAACTGTTTCATCTAGAATTGATTCCATTTGCTGATGGCATCCTTCTCCAATGGCAGATAAGGCCATTAATCCAGCATGTCGATATTTCCAGTCAGGGCTCTGAAGCATCTGCATGATGTGCTCCTTAGTCATTGGTAAAACAAGTTTCCCACCAAGCCCACAAGCCAGTCGGTCTAGTGCACTCTCAGCAGCGACGGCATTGCTGTCAAAATcatcttcttccatttcatcgGCATTTACCCAGTCCTCATCATCTTGTAGATCAACCATCATTGCTAATATATGAGGAACTGCCTGTGCAattatatttgtatgttttttcaaCATTGGGGTTGCAGTTTCAGACAAGGTCACTATTATTTCAAGGGCCAACTGGCGTTGCAGATTACTAAGTCTAGAGTCTCCACATAACTTCAGACTCAACTGCAGAGTATCTTCTAAATAAGGACCCAGGTATTTAGGTACGGTATCTGCAATCTCAACAAGGGATTCTAGCACTGAATCATCATCTTGGTAGCATGAGTCATTCACAGCCTGTAAGATTCCAGGAAGCAAGTCTGCAAAGTCCTTGAAAAGAGCAATATTATTCTCATTAGCAAGTACAAATGCAGCTGCAGCTCTAGCAGATAATGTCCTGATTGCTGGATGTTCTTGATCCTGAATGCACTGGTCCAACAAACGTTTGATGATATCTAAATCATGCCGCTCTTGGTTCCCAAAAATCCCAGGAAAGTGCCAGAAAACGTGAAGTGCAACTTCCCAAAGAACTACATTTTTAGAGTAGATTGAATCAATAAGGAACTTCAAACCTTCAGGCCAGTGGTTAGTGCCATCCTCATCTATCAAATTCCTGGCCAGCACTGCAAAAATATCACAAAGTTTTTTCCTCATGCTAGCATGTGTTTCTAACTTAACGGCCAGTATCAGTTCAATCTTGACGTCCCTCTGAACATCAGAAGGCAGATTTGGATAGACTTCCTCAAACCCAGAGGACAAAAGCCGCCGTAGCAGCGCGGCAGCCATTTGTCTCACCTCATAACCTGCTCTTCTATTTCTGACAGCATCTAAGAGGAATGTAGTCTTACACAGACCTGGAATATTTTCATAGATTTCTTCTGCCTGCCTCCGCACCATACAGCTTGGATTGATCAGGTTCTTCAGAAGCTGGTAAAACTCTTGCTTTCCCGACACGGTGGCCGGTACCCCTGCAGACCCGGCCGCCGCCATAGCGCTCTGTCAAAGAAACCGCGacggagatggagggagggggtctGCGGCCAGAAACAGTGACGTAAAGGAGGCGCCCGAGGGGATGGGCGGGGCTGCTTATGCACTGCTGGCGGGGTGCTGTGTCTGAGCTCCCGGAGGTGGGCTgctgggcctgggggcggggggtataAGTGAGATGGGGTGGGGATGACGGACACCCTCGGTCTGTTTTCCAATCAGATGAAAAGGCACCtgcagagaagaagaagaaaaaaaaagaaaaagaaaagtatgattTGAATGTATTAGAATGGGATTGTGGGTGACTTTTTACCTCCGTTATATTAATAAACTAGCTCTGTTGTTACCCCGATAATTTTAACGCAATAATTGCATCTTGAAAACCCTCCAGGTGGAAGAAGCCGGTCACAAAAGGTcccatattgtatgattccgtttatatGAAGGGTCTTGAAAAGGCAAATCTACACGGAAAGTAGATTTACAGAGGCAGTGGGAAGGAGAGATAGATTTACAGAGGcagtgggaaggagagaatgTAAAATGACTGCTATCAGATAGTcggtttcttttggggtgatgaaatgttctaaaattaattgtggtgatagttgtacATCTCTGTGattatactaaaaaccattgcaTTGTTAGATTGgtggattgtatggtatgtgaataatacctcaataaagctgtttatcAAATAAGTACAATCAAAGGTAAAGACATTGATTGCCATCCCACTACCACATCTAAAGCACTAAAAACAGTGGTGCTCAAACCCTGgtgtgtcagaatcacctggccCGTGGATTataataaagaatgagaaaaacaactgAATAAAGTATGGTGGAAAGTGATCGGGGCTAGTAATCAGAAGACTTGAATCCTGGTCTTATctgtaaattaattttgtatccttggTCACGTCACTCAAAGTTTTCTTTGCATGTTGCCTACACTGTAAAATGcttttatggttttccttttaGTAGGAAGATGCTGAGATTATTGTAAGAAACAAATGTCCTTGAAgttaaatattgtttctttaaattcaagtagGTGTGTCAATCAAAAACAATGATCGTTCCTCTAACAATGATTAGATCTTACTTTTGTATTAGCACTTTGCCACTCAGTCATTTTGACCCTTATGCAGGTTTGCAAAGTTGGTGGGAAAGTTTTAATACTAATTTTAGGTAAGTAATAGAAACCCAGGGAGGTTAAGGACTCTGCCTAAGATGACATAGCTGAGTCTCAAATGTACCTCTTCTGAAAGCAACACCAGTGATCTTTCACCATACCACTTCCCCATAATTACTCTTAATTTTGCAACATGATCAGAGGCCTTCACTTACTGCAAAGTCTGTCTTAAACTTCTCCAAGTGggcctaattttaattttgtaaaacattGCTGCATATACCCTGAAAGACAGAAAATCACAGCTTTGGAGTTAACCAGATGATAGACAAAATAGTCTCATAAATTACATTGTAATATGCAATACTATACTCATTTAGGAAGAAGCATTATTCTCTAAGTAGTGTTTCTCATGCTGTGAACCAAAACcagctgcatcagaatcacttgagatacttatttttaaatttagatattaGAGACCAAGGTCTAAACTAATGAATCAATCTCTGAGGAATGCAACCCCCAAATGTTCAATTTTAACAAACACACTGAGTTTTCATGTAAATACCAAAATTGAGAACCGCTGATTAGTTTCGGTTCTGATTCCAAGATCTTGACTACAGTTTTGCATCTTGCTCCAGATGACTGGTTTTCTTACTGTTTCTTAAATAAGTCTAActgcagggcctttgcatttgctgtttcagcaaatatattatacatatatattaaaaattatatgggggagggaggagtctTCTCTTAATACTATATCTACTAGTATTTTAAAGACTtattaaaactgcaatgagacACCACCACAGACATACCACACACAatgctttaaatttaaaagtttgataaTAGCAatggttggtgaggatgtggagcaacagggaACTCAGTTATACTTTTGGAGGTACTATCAAGGATTTGGAAGGTTTTAAGAGGTGTGTCAATGGCACTCAGAGAAGAAACAGCTTAGGAAATTTCCCCAAGTTTTAGTCTGGGCATCTGGTTGGAGGTACTGCAATGTACCTATTTATTTACCTAGAAATGGATAAACAGCAGTGTTAATTCAAACCAAAGGACTGTTAACtcttcctgaaggaaaaaaaggctTCCCAAAAAAGTGACTCCCAGAATTTGCGTTTTGCTATCTTCTTGTTCCCACGTGCTATAGTGATGGTCTTCATATCAACAGTAGGAGCTAAACTGAATCCATTTCGGGAAAATTACTtatgatcttttattttagaaaaacataCTGATTTAAAATCTTAAGGTACTTCCTCTATTGTATAATTCTCTTCTATTTACTTTTTGCACCATTTCCTCCCCCAACCTTGCCCCAGGAACGTGCATAATACCCAGGATCAAGACTGGACTTGCAGATTTGGTTAGAGTTCAAGAACTTTATTAAGCCTTATAATTAAAGTTGGCTTTTAAAACTGTTTGCACTATTGAGAGGCCATTTAAGAATGTTTCCATAAGGTAGCTCAATACCAGACAATTCAAGTATTCATTAGCAGCTTATTAAGTGAGAAAAGTGCAAAATAAATTGCAAATTTATTCCGAGATCTGAGAGATTTAGAgtcaaatggggggggggggggcagaattaAATTGgacatatttgatattttaacaagAATAATCcagaataaaaatacaggaaacagcagcaacaacaacaacaataacaagaaacCCATCAAGGCTCCCACTGGCCTAAGATGAGACaatctgaatattaaaaaagaataataatgcctataatggatttaaaaacatcaaatatatGCACAAAAGTGCTGAGTTTCCAATACTAACAAAAGCCACTAACTTATTAACCATTTTTGGAAGTTGCCAGGTCACCAACtatgaaatggataaaataatcaagacttttcctgcctttcctgtACAAACTGTATTTCAGGATAACCAAATAGATAATGAGGGTACATTCTTCTTTACAGAATTCCAACTAATAAGTGCACTAATTAGCATAAGAATgctaaaatcagaaaatttctgTGTTATAACCCCAAAATAAATCATGAATTTAGGAAATAACAACCAATGAATGTTAAATATTGACTAGGAATATAATAATAGAGGAATTAAGCTGAAACCAAGTGAAATTACTGATTAATCTTAATATTATTAAACGTGGGATAAATGAGAGGCATCATTTACTGTTGTCTTTCAGGTCCACATCCATACTTCCTATAATTTGTTCTCTGATTCTGAGGTTGGGCTCtggaaaaaatattctctttccaTAAATGAGTCCCTGATAGATTTCACCAATAAGAGCCATTAGAGATTTGGAGGGTATGAAAAGGACAGAAACGGGattattcctttccatttttccttatcTTGCCTGGACTGTCCTAACCATGGCCCTTCCTCCTGGTGGCAACCATTCCCTCCCTTGTGTAACACTCAGAAAGTCTAATCTCGCTCATCTCTGCAGAGATACCAGCAGTAGCCTAGGGGCACCCCTTCCTCAGAGGTTTCACTTTCAACTCTGGGAGGTCCCTCCGCTGAGTTTAAAGATACCAGTTCCATTTTGTTCCCTCAGCTTTAGGGAAGTTCCTTCAGTTATCATCTTTTGGTTTTTTCAGTGCTCTTTATTTACTCTTTCAGATATCTCACACCTGTATAACCAATCCCTTAAATAAAATCTCCTCTTGAGGTACTTAGTGTGGTTTGTTTTCCCAAGTAGTCCTTGGCTCATAACAGGCATTAAGTGATGCAATAGGAAGTACACTGCACCAtctatgaagtattttttttattttaaatcaggtttattgaggcataatttatatggaataaaattcaccaattataattatataattagatTACAGTCCAGTAACCATGACCACAActatatagaaaacattttcattactccaAAAAGTTCCCTGGGTCAGTCCCTCAGTAGAAAATCTCCTTTCTCCACTCCTGGCTCCAAGCCACTACTGATCTGATTTCTGTTGCTATAGCTTTGTCTcttccagaatttcatataaatggaatcatttagtGTGTGACTTTTTGTAACTGGATGCTTTCTCTCAGCACAATGTTTCTGATATTCATCCATTCtgttgcatattttttcctttttattccattatatgaatatgccACAATCTGTGCATTCATTAACTGAgagaaatttgggttgtttcaagttttttaaattaattagttagttaattaattatgtttatttatttttgagagagaaagagcgtgagtgggggaggagcagagagagagagggagacacagaatctgaaacaggctccaggctccaagctgtgaacacagagcacaatgcgggacttgaactcagaaacgtcgagatcatgacctaagccgaagtcagatgcttaatcaactgagccacccaggtgccccagattgttCCAAGTTTTAAGCTATTATAAATGAAGCTCCTATGAACATATGAGAAcaattttttt carries:
- the RANBP6 gene encoding ran-binding protein 6 isoform X3; amino-acid sequence: MAAAGSAGVPATVSGKQEFYQLLKNLINPSCMVRRQAEEIYENIPGLCKTTFLLDAVRNRRAGYEDPHPRVRAAACTTLGQMATDFSPNFQKKFHETVIAALLRTMENQGNQRVQSHAASALIIFIEDCPKTLLVLYLDSMVRNLHSILVIKLQELIRNGTKLALEQLVTTIASVADTIEEKFVPYYDIFMPSLKHIVELAVQKELKLLKGKTIECISHVGLAVGKEKFMQDASNVMQLLLKTQSDLNNMEDDDPQTSYMVSAWARMCKILGSDFQQYLPLVIEPLIKTASAKPDVALLDTQDVENMSDDDGWQFVNLGDQQSFGIKTSGLEAKATACQMLVYYAKELREGFVEYTEQVVKLMVPLLKFYFHDNVRVAAAESMPFLLECARTRGPEYLAQMWQFICDPLIKAIGTEPDTDVLSEIMNSFAKSIEVMGDGCLLDEHLEELGEILKAKLEGHFKNQELRQVKRREENYDQQVEMSLQDEDECDVYILTKVSDILHSLFSTYKEKILPWFEQLLPLIVNLICSSRPWPDRQWGLCIFDDIIEHCSPTSYKYVEYFRWPMLLNMRDNNPEVRQAAAYGLGVMAQFGGDDYRSLCSEAVPLLVKVIKCANSKTKKNVIATENCISAVGKILRFKPNCVNVDEVLPHWLSWLPLHEDKEEAIQTLSFLCDLIESNHPVVLGPNNSNLPKIISIIAEGKINETINYKDPCAKRLANVVRQVQTSEELWLECISQLDEEQQEALQELLNFA
- the RANBP6 gene encoding ran-binding protein 6 isoform X2, which produces MKIFQDFADLLPGILQAVNDSCYQDDDSVLESLVEIADTVPKYLGPYLEDTLQLSLKLCGDSRLSNLQRQLALEIIVTLSETATPMLKKHTNIIAQAVPHILAMMVDLQDDEDWVNADEMEEDDFDSNAVAAESALDRLACGLGGKLVLPMTKEHIMQMLQSPDWKYRHAGLMALSAIGEGCHQQMESILDETVNSVLLFLQDPHPRVRAAACTTLGQMATDFSPNFQKKFHETVIAALLRTMENQGNQRVQSHAASALIIFIEDCPKTLLVLYLDSMVRNLHSILVIKLQELIRNGTKLALEQLVTTIASVADTIEEKFVPYYDIFMPSLKHIVELAVQKELKLLKGKTIECISHVGLAVGKEKFMQDASNVMQLLLKTQSDLNNMEDDDPQTSYMVSAWARMCKILGSDFQQYLPLVIEPLIKTASAKPDVALLDTQDVENMSDDDGWQFVNLGDQQSFGIKTSGLEAKATACQMLVYYAKELREGFVEYTEQVVKLMVPLLKFYFHDNVRVAAAESMPFLLECARTRGPEYLAQMWQFICDPLIKAIGTEPDTDVLSEIMNSFAKSIEVMGDGCLLDEHLEELGEILKAKLEGHFKNQELRQVKRREENYDQQVEMSLQDEDECDVYILTKVSDILHSLFSTYKEKILPWFEQLLPLIVNLICSSRPWPDRQWGLCIFDDIIEHCSPTSYKYVEYFRWPMLLNMRDNNPEVRQAAAYGLGVMAQFGGDDYRSLCSEAVPLLVKVIKCANSKTKKNVIATENCISAVGKILRFKPNCVNVDEVLPHWLSWLPLHEDKEEAIQTLSFLCDLIESNHPVVLGPNNSNLPKIISIIAEGKINETINYKDPCAKRLANVVRQVQTSEELWLECISQLDEEQQEALQELLNFA